The following is a genomic window from Capnocytophaga stomatis.
TAATAGTAAGGAGAATAAAAAAAGCCTCAACAAATTCGTTGAGGCTTTTTGTTTTATAAAACTTTATATTATTTCGCAGGGAAAACAACACGGAATCCGATATTTGCTTGTCCGTCACGAGCAATGTAAGTTCCTCGGTTAGCAATGCGACATTTATCGTGCAAACAAGAGAAACTCGCTCCACGACGAACACGATAAGTTCCTCTCTCAGGTCCTGTAGGATTCGTTTGGTCAGTACTTGGGTAATATCCGTACCAATCAGCAGTCCATTCCCAAACGTTTCCATTAACATCGTATAGCCCTAATTCGTTCGGTTTTTTCTCTCCAACTGGATGTAATCTTCCACCCGAATTAGCTCTGTACCAAGCATAATCACCGATGTTATCACCAATACCATCTTCGTCGGCAAAAATACCATCTTGGTTTACTCTTTTGTTTCCTCCTCTTAGGATGTACTCAAATTCAGCTTCAGTAGGTAATTTACCACCTAACCATTCAGCATATGCTTTAGCTCCATACCAAGAAACACGTACCACAGGATGATTTTCCATTCCGTCTTTTGGTGTAAAAACATCTCCTTTTTGTTCAATATCAAAACCTTGATACCATTTTTTTCTGTCTTCGGTTTGATTACCTTTTGCAGTTAAGAATTTTGCATATTGTGCATTAGTGATTTCGTACTTACTTACTTTAAAATCACTTAAAGTCACATTATGTTGAGGTTTTTCATCTCCTTGACTTTGTTTATCTTTGGTTGAGCTTCCCATAAGGAAAGTCCCTCCTTCAACAAGCACAACATCTAACTCTTTAAGAAGAGGATTTAGTGTCTCTGCATTGGGTGTTTCAGGTGTTTCATTCTTTGGTTCTTGAGTGTTCTCAACTGATGGTTTTTGTGTTATTTCTTCTTCTTTTTTATTACAACTAGCCAATGAAATCATTGCTACTGATATCGAAATTGTGATAACACCTTTCGTTAACTTTATGATGTTCTTTTTCATAAGTAATAGTATTAAATTATTAATCTTTTATTGGTAAACTATTATTGTTGAAATAATCTCATCGCTATAAAAGTTTATAAAATCTCTTTTAAGTGGTTGAAATACAATTCCAAAAGCAATAGTTTTGAGGGTGCAAATATACAAATTAATTTTACACAAAAAATGGTTTAATCATAAAAAAGATGTAAACTTTAATGTTATAAAGTTAAAATGTTTAAAAAAATATAAGAAGGAAATTTGTTTTTGTGGTGCTTTGTGATTTATTCAGCTTTTGGAAATAGCTTGTTAATCAATCCAATAAAAAAATCCACCTCTTAAAAAAGGTGGATTTATACTATAATTTTTTATACTTATCTTGCTGGGAAAACAACACGGAAACCTAAGTTGTGGCGTACACCGTTAGGAGCACGTTTGCTTCGATATATAGTACGGCAAGTTGCTGGAGTACAGAAGGCACTGGCTCCACGTCTTACGCGTAAACTTCCCTGATTAGCACCTTTCGGGTTTGTTTGTTGAGTTCTTGGTAGAGAGCCAAACCAATCAGCAGTCCATTCCCAAGCATTTCCGCTCATATCATAAATTCCTAACTCATTGGGTTTCTTCGTTCCCACAGGATGCATTCTTCCTCCTGAATTTTTCACATACCAAGCAACTTCATCTATGTTGTTACTTCCGCTCCACATATAGCCTTTGCTTTTTTTACCTCCACGGGCAGCATATTCCCATTCTGCTTCGGTTGGGATTCTTCCTCCTGCCCATTCTGCGTATGCCTTAGCTCCGTTCCAAGTAACAAAAATTACAGGAAGATTTTCTTTACCAGCTCGAGCCTTAAATGTTTTTCCTTCTTGAACGATGTCTTTCCCTTGATACCATTTGGCTCCGTTTTCAATCTTATTTTCTTTTTTTGAATTTAAAAATTGTGCATACTCAGCGTTGGTAATTTCGTACTTAGTGATTCTGAAGTTGCTTAAAGTCACCTTATGGGCACTTACTGTTCCCATATTAAAAGTTCCTCCTTCAACAAAAACAGTGTTGTCTTTTATTGATTTTGAAAAAAGATTGGGTGAAATTTCCGGCTGTGTTTCAACCGTTACAGTGTCAGAGGGGGTGAAGTCTTGCTCCTCTTTGTTACAACTTGTTAGTGTGGTTGTCGCCATTACTGTTAATACGGCAATACCTTTCGAAAATTTGTGCAGTTTAAAAGCATCCCACTTTTTTACTGCGGTTTGAACGTTTTTTTTCATACTATATTTAATTTGTTTTAATTAATCCAGAGGAATTATCGTGACCATTGATTTTAAAATCGGTCTTATGTGTTACATAGTTTCTTTCGGGGGCAAAACTATAAAAGAAAGTTGTTCTGAAAAATATTTATGCAGACTTTATAAGAAGTTAATAAAAATTAAAGGTCAGTATATTCTTTTTAGAAGCCTTATTTATAATGATTTAATATAAAAATATGTTTTGCACGTGCAGAATTTTTTTCTGAATATTGACAATACACATAATCAAATCGGTTGTTTCTTAATATATGTATAATAAATATGTTAAAAATCCCGCTTATTATAAAAATAAACGGGATTTTTTAAATTAACAAGTTCTTTTTATCGTTAGTCAAAAACTACACGAAAACCTAAATTGTGACGTACTCCATTAGGGGCTCTGTTACTACGATTTGCAGAACGATTGTTGTGAGGAGTACAGAAGGCACTGGCACCGCGTCGTGAACGAGCCTTGCCTGTAGAGGGACCTTTAGGGTTCGTTTTGGCTTCTTTCGTGTAGGCACCATACCAATCAGCAGTCCACTCCCATACATTCCCGCTCATATCATATATCCCTAACTCATTTGGTTTTTTTTCACCCACATTGTGAAGTCTTTGTCCTGAATTACCCACGTGCCAAGCAACTTCATTGATGTTGTTGCTTCCGCTCCAGGTGTAACCTTTACTTTTTTTGCCTCCTCTTGCTGCGTATTCCCACTCGGCTTCGGTTGGGATTCTCCCTTTTGCCCACTTGGCATAGGCATTGGCTCCGTTCCAGCTAACGAATCGCACGGGCATTCTTTCCTTCCCTTTTTTAGGAGTGAACTTTTTCCCCTTTACATCAAAATCTGTTCCCTGATACCACTTCACTCCGTTTTCAGTCTGATTCCCTCTTTCAGATAAAAACTTGGCGTACTGCTCATTAGTGATTTCGTACTTGGTGATTTTGAAGCTTTTAAGGGTTACTTTGTGTTGTGGGCGTTCGTCCCCGTCACCTGAACCAGCGGGGCTTCCCATTAGGAATGTGCCTCCTTCCACAAAAATTAAATCTGAATCGGGCTTGGAGTTAGTTCCTCCAGAATTGGATTTCTCCCCTCCTGAAGATGAAGAATTTGAATTTGTAATAGGATTGATTAGCTCTTCTTGTTCCTTCTTACAACTTGTTAATGAAATCATTCCTACCATTGCTGTGTAGGTGAAGAATCTGAAAAGATTCTGTTTTTGAATTAAACTCCGTAGAGTAAGCGTAGCGTTTTTCATGACTATATTTGAGTTGATTTATTCTTGCTATATATTTTTGTTCTGATTTTAATCACATAAAAAACAGGTTTTTAAAAACTAATAACAAAGGGCAAATGTTAAAAAAAACCAAAAAAAACTAAAAAACATTTACTTATCTGGGGACAAAAATATAAATAAGTTTCATATGAAAAACTTTTTTTTGAAAAAATTGATACACAATTACAAATAATTTAACAAGCTGAAATAGCGTATGTTATAAAACACTGTATTTATATATTTGATTATCAGTTACTTGTAATTTTGTTTTGAAAGAATAAAAAATGAAGTGCAATATTGCCGTAGAATGGTTTTTAATCCTATAAAAATGAAAAAAGAAGATACTTTTGGGTATCTTCTTGAGAAAAGTGGTAGCACAATGTTAAGCTCCTAAGTATTGGAAGTGAATATATAATACTAAAAACCTGTCTAAACTTTTTAAGAGGAAAATTAAAAGTTCCAAGAATTTTTAGCATTTTTGTTTTGCATAACAAAATGAAAATCAAGGAACTTTGAGCAAAGATATAATAAAAAAATGGATTATTTCCCATTTGAGTATTGGAAAAAGAGGATTTAAAACAAAATTTGATTTATCATTAATTTTTCTTCTGATAGTCAAACGATTAAAAACAGGTTGCCAGTGGAGGGAACTTCCGGTAGAAGTGTATTTTAAAGACCAAAAAATAAGCTATCAAACAGTCTATTATTATTTCAATAAATGGAGTAAAGATGGTAGTTTTAAGCGAATTTGGCTTAATTTGTTGCTTGAGAATCGGAGAAAATTAGATTTATCAAGCGTCCAACTTGATGGTAGTCATACTCGATGTCGAATGGGAGGACAATCTGTTGGTTATCAGTTAAGAAAAAAGTCAAAGACCACGAATTCTATCTTTCTGTGTGATAATTTGGGGCAAATTTTAGCAATGGGTAGTCCAAAATCCGGTAATCATCACGATTTGAATAATATAGACTTTGTTTTAAAAGAGATTTTGAATCTTTTGGAGGAAGCGAAAATAGAGCATAAAGGCTTGTTTGTCAATGCAGATGCAGGTTTTGATAGCCGAGACTTAAAAAGTTTTTTACAGGAAAAAGAAATAATACCTAATATCAAACAAAATCCCAGAAATGGACAAAATGAAAATATTTATTTTGACGAAGAATTATATAAAAATCGGTTTAAAATAGAGAGAAGTTTTGCGTGGCTTGATGGTTTTAAAGGATTGATTATAAGATATGAAACCCTAAACACAACTTGGATGGCTATGTTGTATCTAGGGATTATACTAACATTTATTCGAAAAGTTTAAACAAGTTTTAATAAAAAATGCTACGTGATTAAGGAGCTTAGAAGTTTTTCTTTTAATTTTTGTAAACAGTAAAGTTATCTATCTGAAAATCATCTAATATGATGTCAAAATCTAAAAGGTCATTTTTAAGATTAATCTTCAAATCGTTAGAAAACTTTTGAGGTTCTTTTACAATGCTCAGTAAATCAACACCTGATGTTTCCAAATAATTTCTGAATCTTTTAATAATGAAATTGTTGAACCATCTTTCTTGAGAATCAACTTCTTGGTCCTTTATCAAGTTTTCTATAAATGCAGAAGGATTTGGTTTTACACAAAAACTGTATCTGCCTGAGGTTTCGATGGCTACAGATTTTAACTTCTGATCCTCAAGAGGGAAAGGATAAAGAGTAGACCAGTTTTGGTTATTAAATGTTGCAGTATTTATGAAATAAACTTCCGCTTCAAACGCAGAGGCGTGATTGTATTTCCATCCTTTGAGTGTCGCGAAAATTGGCATATTGGAGGCAACCAATTCGTGTTGACCACAACTATACATATCCGCCAACCGACCACCACTCACAAGTGCTGCAACGTGTGTGTTATCAACAACAAGTTTCGCTCCATTTTTGATGGTTGCTGGGGAAGAGAAAACATTCCACAATTTGTTTTTGTTTTCCATACACTTTATTACATCAACATTTCGATGTAATAATTTGAATCCTAGAGATTTAATTTTACCAAGCAAATTCATAACCTCAAAATTTAATAGTTATTAGTTAATAAAAATCTACAGTTCGCAGTTGTGGCTGTGGCATCAGTAACACAACCACAACTCAGAACCGTACCTACGCAATGTGAAAAATCAAGTTTCATAAAATCACTCTCTCAACTCGTCTAGTCTTTTAGTTTAATTCAGGTGCTAATCTCTTGGGACAAAATTATGCTACCGAGTGATCAAACCTTTGTAAAAAGTGAATATTTATTTGTATATATCACGCATTAACATTTTTCAGATTTGTATATATCACGCATACTTTTTGTACAACTCATTGAAAATGATGAATAAAAAAATACAAATAAATCTTTTAATCTTATTTGTAAAGAAATGAAAGGAATTGTATTTTTTTGATTTGAAAAGATTATAAAAACATAAAAACAATCAGAGTCGAAAAATAATTTGGAAAAAATACAGGTCGGTTATTGTCGTTGAAAGTGTTTTTTGCAGTCTTTTTCGTGAATTTTTATCTTCTGTGATTTTAATATTTTCGTTTTTTACCTGATTTGATAATCAATTAGTTATATGCATAACTAATTTTTTTTGTTAAATTTCATAAATTATTCATACCTATTACATATTTTTGTTTTCTATTAATTTCGTTTGCAATGGATATTTTCGTCAGAATAAGAATGTCATTTCTGTTGATGTGCACTTTCGTTTTTCTTGATGCTTGCTCTCCTGAAAAAGAACAAATCAGGAAGAGTGCTTCCAAAGAAGAATATTTGGAAGCACTCAATGGTATTTCAAAAAAGGAAGATTCTTTGAAAATTATGCTTCAAAAGCAAATTGAAGCAGGAGATGATATTGGTATGATGTTGTCATACAAGTATTTGGGGAAAAACCAGCGAGAAAATGCGAAATTTGCAGAAGCAATTGAGTCTCATCAAGAGTATTTGGAACTTGCTTTAAAAATAAAAGATACAGTTGAAATTATTCAGGCGTTCAATGATTTAGGAACTGATTTTAGGCGCATTGGAGCAACATCTGAGGCTTCAAACTACCATTATGAGGCACTTCGGTATGCAGATGCTTTTTCAGATTTGAAAAACAGCGGAAGAAAAGCTCGTGTTGTGGCTTTAAACGGAATAGGTAACATTAGTCAGCAACTTGGTTATTTATCTGATGCTGAAAGATATTTTCGCGAAGCTCTCGCCGAAGAAACTGCATTGGGAAGTGAATTAGGAGAGGCGATAAATTACGCAAATATAGGTTCCGTGTTCAGAGGCAGGCAAGAGTACGATTCTGCAAGAGTGTATTATCAGCGTTCATTGGAGAAAAATATCAAAGCTAATTCGGAATTAGGCATAGGATTATGCTACATTCACCTTGGAAATTTGTATAGTATTGAACAAAAATACGACCTTGCAGAAGAAGAGTACCAAAAGGCATACGATTTAATGGATAAGTTTGCCGATAAATGGCATTGGCTTAATGCGTGTGTTGCCCTTGCTACCGTATATCAAGAACAGGGAAATGTTGGGAAATACAAGAAGTACATTCAACTTGCTGAAGAAACTGCAAACCGAATTGGCTCTATGGGGCATATTTCGGAGGTGAATGAACTAAAATACAATCAAGCCATAAAGCAACGTAATTTCCGAGAGGCACTTGATTGTTACAAGAAAAGCATTATGATGCGTGATAGCGTTCAGGGTATCAAAAATGCAAATCATTATATGGATTTGCGTGTAAATTATGAAAGAGAACAAAACTCACGCAGGCTCAAGCAAGTTGAGGCTGAAAGCATAATCAAAGAAGGGAAAAGACAATTTTTGCTGAAGATATCTTGGGCGGTAGTTTTGGTGGTAGTAATCATATTGGGGCTTTTGTATTACGCTTATAGGCAACGTGCCATCAGCAACCGAATACTCAGAAATGTAGAAAAAGCCAGAACAGACTTCTTTACGAACCTCACCCACGAGTTCCGAACGCCTCTTACAGTAATTCAAGGGCTTAATCGTCAGCTACAAATACGAAAAGACCTTTCCGAAAAAGAGAAATCAAAATTTATGGATGCCATCGCTCGGCAGAGTAGCAATTTGCTAAATTTGGTTAATCAACTATTGGACGTCACAAAATTGAAAAGCGGAACCGAAAAACCCGAATGGAGAAGAGACGATATCATTCCTTATTTACGAATGACGGCAGAAACTTTTCGGTTATACGCTCAGGAGAGAAACATAAATCTGATTTTTTACACCGATATTGCCAAACAAGAAATGGATTTTGTTCCTTTCTATATTGATAAAATAGTTGGGAATTTGCTTTCCAATGCCATCAAACATACCGAAGATGGCGACAAAATTGATTTTATCGTTGTAAAAGGTTCAAAACCAGATACTATAGTTATCCGTGTTACAGACAACGGAGTAGGAATTCCAAAGGGTGAATTAACACACATTTTTGAATTGTTCTACCAAAGTCCGAATGCAAAAAACACCTCAGGAACGGGCATTGGGCTGGCATTTACCAAAATGTTGGTTGAGAAAATGCACGGGAAAATTACTGTGGAAAGCGAGCTTGGAAAAGGAACAACATTTACGGTTACCTTGCCTTTAAAAAATAAAGACGTAAAAGTAACTCTAATTTCAGAAAACATTAAAAAAGAAGTAATTACGCTTCCAAAAATCGCAGAAAGTGAGCCGGAGGAAGATTCTGCTTGTAATGATAACGCAAAGCATTCCCACCTGCCTACGGTATTGGTTGTGGAGGACAATAAAGATGTAACATTGTACGTAAAATCCTTATTAAGAGAAAATTACAACGTTATCACAGCTAAGAACGGAAAAGAAGGAATGGAATTGGCTGAGAAATGCGTGCCTGATTTGGTAATTACAGACGTGATGATGCCCGTTAAAAACGGATATGAGTTGTGTAAATATATGAAAGATAGTGTGTTACTAAATCATATTCCTATCATTATGCTTACTGCAAAAACTTCAAAAGAAGACCGTTTGCAAGGATTGAAATACGGAGTGGAAGCCTACATAGAAAAACCTTTCTCTTCTAAGGAATTATTAATTCGTGTTCATAATATTTTGGAAAACAGAAAGATATTGAAAGAAAAATATTTGAATA
Proteins encoded in this region:
- a CDS encoding formylglycine-generating enzyme family protein, translating into MKKNIIKLTKGVITISISVAMISLASCNKKEEEITQKPSVENTQEPKNETPETPNAETLNPLLKELDVVLVEGGTFLMGSSTKDKQSQGDEKPQHNVTLSDFKVSKYEITNAQYAKFLTAKGNQTEDRKKWYQGFDIEQKGDVFTPKDGMENHPVVRVSWYGAKAYAEWLGGKLPTEAEFEYILRGGNKRVNQDGIFADEDGIGDNIGDYAWYRANSGGRLHPVGEKKPNELGLYDVNGNVWEWTADWYGYYPSTDQTNPTGPERGTYRVRRGASFSCLHDKCRIANRGTYIARDGQANIGFRVVFPAK
- a CDS encoding formylglycine-generating enzyme family protein; this encodes MKKNVQTAVKKWDAFKLHKFSKGIAVLTVMATTTLTSCNKEEQDFTPSDTVTVETQPEISPNLFSKSIKDNTVFVEGGTFNMGTVSAHKVTLSNFRITKYEITNAEYAQFLNSKKENKIENGAKWYQGKDIVQEGKTFKARAGKENLPVIFVTWNGAKAYAEWAGGRIPTEAEWEYAARGGKKSKGYMWSGSNNIDEVAWYVKNSGGRMHPVGTKKPNELGIYDMSGNAWEWTADWFGSLPRTQQTNPKGANQGSLRVRRGASAFCTPATCRTIYRSKRAPNGVRHNLGFRVVFPAR
- a CDS encoding formylglycine-generating enzyme family protein, with product MKNATLTLRSLIQKQNLFRFFTYTAMVGMISLTSCKKEQEELINPITNSNSSSSGGEKSNSGGTNSKPDSDLIFVEGGTFLMGSPAGSGDGDERPQHKVTLKSFKITKYEITNEQYAKFLSERGNQTENGVKWYQGTDFDVKGKKFTPKKGKERMPVRFVSWNGANAYAKWAKGRIPTEAEWEYAARGGKKSKGYTWSGSNNINEVAWHVGNSGQRLHNVGEKKPNELGIYDMSGNVWEWTADWYGAYTKEAKTNPKGPSTGKARSRRGASAFCTPHNNRSANRSNRAPNGVRHNLGFRVVFD
- a CDS encoding IS5 family transposase, whose protein sequence is MSKDIIKKWIISHLSIGKRGFKTKFDLSLIFLLIVKRLKTGCQWRELPVEVYFKDQKISYQTVYYYFNKWSKDGSFKRIWLNLLLENRRKLDLSSVQLDGSHTRCRMGGQSVGYQLRKKSKTTNSIFLCDNLGQILAMGSPKSGNHHDLNNIDFVLKEILNLLEEAKIEHKGLFVNADAGFDSRDLKSFLQEKEIIPNIKQNPRNGQNENIYFDEELYKNRFKIERSFAWLDGFKGLIIRYETLNTTWMAMLYLGIILTFIRKV
- a CDS encoding SPFH domain-containing protein: MENKNKLWNVFSSPATIKNGAKLVVDNTHVAALVSGGRLADMYSCGQHELVASNMPIFATLKGWKYNHASAFEAEVYFINTATFNNQNWSTLYPFPLEDQKLKSVAIETSGRYSFCVKPNPSAFIENLIKDQEVDSQERWFNNFIIKRFRNYLETSGVDLLSIVKEPQKFSNDLKINLKNDLLDFDIILDDFQIDNFTVYKN
- a CDS encoding hybrid sensor histidine kinase/response regulator transcription factor, translated to MCTFVFLDACSPEKEQIRKSASKEEYLEALNGISKKEDSLKIMLQKQIEAGDDIGMMLSYKYLGKNQRENAKFAEAIESHQEYLELALKIKDTVEIIQAFNDLGTDFRRIGATSEASNYHYEALRYADAFSDLKNSGRKARVVALNGIGNISQQLGYLSDAERYFREALAEETALGSELGEAINYANIGSVFRGRQEYDSARVYYQRSLEKNIKANSELGIGLCYIHLGNLYSIEQKYDLAEEEYQKAYDLMDKFADKWHWLNACVALATVYQEQGNVGKYKKYIQLAEETANRIGSMGHISEVNELKYNQAIKQRNFREALDCYKKSIMMRDSVQGIKNANHYMDLRVNYEREQNSRRLKQVEAESIIKEGKRQFLLKISWAVVLVVVIILGLLYYAYRQRAISNRILRNVEKARTDFFTNLTHEFRTPLTVIQGLNRQLQIRKDLSEKEKSKFMDAIARQSSNLLNLVNQLLDVTKLKSGTEKPEWRRDDIIPYLRMTAETFRLYAQERNINLIFYTDIAKQEMDFVPFYIDKIVGNLLSNAIKHTEDGDKIDFIVVKGSKPDTIVIRVTDNGVGIPKGELTHIFELFYQSPNAKNTSGTGIGLAFTKMLVEKMHGKITVESELGKGTTFTVTLPLKNKDVKVTLISENIKKEVITLPKIAESEPEEDSACNDNAKHSHLPTVLVVEDNKDVTLYVKSLLRENYNVITAKNGKEGMELAEKCVPDLVITDVMMPVKNGYELCKYMKDSVLLNHIPIIMLTAKTSKEDRLQGLKYGVEAYIEKPFSSKELLIRVHNILENRKILKEKYLNITDSNSQARLHNDENLKFLQKVVEIIHSELNNPNFNAAFVADKMAVSPSQLSRKLNQITGFPTSSYILQVKLNKAKKMLHDTSVSLGEVADVCGFYDLSYFSRVFKKEFGITPSQYQKNVSMNVK